In Microbacterium sp. 1.5R, the following are encoded in one genomic region:
- a CDS encoding ribonuclease HII encodes MTVVAPKLTLERRLLSECDLIISLDEVGRGALAGPVAVGAAVMDAAGARRRVPEGLRDSKLVTERRRPDVAARAAAWVQASGVGWASAAEVDEVGIMRALGLAASRAVQSVVDSGVRLDGALVLLDGNHDYVSRVHPVPLRVRPVVKGDRDCASVSAASVIAKVARDTYMAELHEGHPAYQWDRNKGYASLEHRDAIRSLGLSPHHRSSWAIADVPTLF; translated from the coding sequence ATGACCGTCGTCGCTCCGAAGCTCACTCTGGAGCGCAGGCTGCTGAGCGAGTGCGATCTGATCATCTCCCTCGATGAGGTCGGACGCGGTGCGCTTGCCGGGCCGGTGGCGGTCGGAGCTGCCGTGATGGATGCGGCAGGGGCGCGCCGCCGCGTTCCCGAAGGGCTTCGGGATTCGAAGCTGGTCACCGAGAGGCGTCGGCCCGATGTCGCTGCGCGAGCCGCGGCATGGGTGCAGGCTTCTGGAGTCGGTTGGGCCAGCGCGGCCGAGGTCGACGAGGTGGGCATCATGCGAGCGCTCGGTCTTGCGGCGTCGCGCGCCGTGCAGAGCGTCGTCGATTCGGGAGTTCGCCTCGACGGGGCTCTGGTGCTCCTCGACGGCAACCACGACTATGTCTCGCGGGTGCATCCGGTGCCTCTACGGGTGCGACCGGTCGTCAAGGGCGACCGCGACTGCGCATCGGTCTCGGCGGCATCGGTGATCGCGAAAGTGGCGAGGGACACCTACATGGCGGAGCTCCACGAGGGTCACCCCGCGTACCAGTGGGACCGGAACAAGGGATACGCGAGCCTCGAGCATCGCGATGCGATCCGCAGCCTCGGGCTCTCTCCACACCACCGATCATCCTGGGCGATCGCGGATGTCCCGACTCTGTTCTGA
- the lepB gene encoding signal peptidase I produces MTTDSAAASARPTKRRRGFLVFLRDVLVIVVIAALVSFVVKTFIVRSFYIPSASMERTLLVNDRILVDELTPRWTAYERGDVVVFKDPGGWLDGQPQTPAQPPLVEAFDWMLNVVGISATDSQDHLVKRVIGLPGDHVVCCNALGQITVNGAPIDELSYLNLPDGDTAASNDPFDVVVPDGSLWLLGDNRDRSRDSRAHQDLPSGGFVPIENVVGKAFFTTWPFDRLGTIDGHHDSFNGVPDPE; encoded by the coding sequence ATGACGACTGACTCCGCCGCCGCGTCCGCTCGACCGACGAAGCGGCGTCGTGGGTTCCTCGTGTTCCTGCGCGACGTCCTCGTGATCGTCGTCATCGCGGCGCTCGTCTCCTTCGTCGTCAAGACCTTCATCGTCCGCTCCTTCTACATCCCGTCCGCGTCGATGGAACGAACTCTCCTGGTCAACGATCGGATCCTCGTGGACGAGCTGACGCCGCGGTGGACCGCCTACGAACGCGGCGACGTCGTGGTCTTCAAGGACCCGGGCGGGTGGCTCGACGGCCAGCCGCAGACTCCTGCGCAGCCGCCTCTCGTCGAGGCTTTCGACTGGATGCTCAACGTCGTCGGGATCTCGGCCACGGATTCGCAGGATCACCTCGTCAAGCGTGTGATCGGTCTCCCGGGTGACCACGTCGTCTGCTGCAACGCGCTCGGACAGATCACGGTCAACGGAGCGCCCATCGACGAGCTCAGCTACCTCAACCTGCCAGACGGAGACACTGCAGCGTCGAACGATCCGTTCGACGTGGTCGTGCCGGATGGGTCGCTGTGGCTCCTCGGAGACAACCGCGATCGCTCGCGCGACTCGCGGGCGCATCAGGATCTTCCGAGCGGCGGCTTCGTCCCGATCGAGAACGTCGTGGGCAAGGCGTTCTTCACCACGTGGCCCTTCGACCGTCTGGGCACGATCGACGGCCACCATGACAGCTTCAACGGCGTCCCGGATCCGGAATGA
- a CDS encoding YraN family protein: MAAKDELGRSGEEHAVRYLTGIGYVVLDRNWRCAQGEIDIVACRGHHLAIVEVKTRRTISHGHPFEAVDSRKIRRLWQLAHAWAADHPEKAVGLVIRIEAIGIIGADPQHSTLEHLVDVS; the protein is encoded by the coding sequence ATGGCAGCGAAAGATGAGCTCGGTAGATCCGGCGAAGAACATGCGGTTCGGTATCTGACCGGCATCGGATATGTGGTCCTCGACCGCAACTGGCGATGTGCGCAGGGCGAGATCGACATCGTCGCCTGTCGCGGTCACCACCTCGCCATCGTCGAGGTCAAGACACGACGGACGATCTCCCACGGACACCCGTTCGAGGCCGTGGATTCCCGCAAGATCCGACGACTGTGGCAATTGGCTCATGCGTGGGCGGCCGACCATCCCGAAAAGGCGGTCGGCCTCGTGATCCGGATCGAGGCGATCGGGATCATCGGAGCCGACCCGCAGCACAGCACTCTCGAACATCTCGTGGACGTGTCGTGA
- a CDS encoding DUF2469 family protein translates to MDEEAFDDYDRELELALFREYRDVVAQFQYVVETERRFYLANEVNVVRRDTEHDFYFEISMSDVWVWDIYRADRFVKAVRVLTFKDVNVEELQRREFELPQELSLDGE, encoded by the coding sequence ATGGATGAGGAAGCCTTCGACGACTACGACCGCGAGCTCGAGCTGGCGCTGTTCCGCGAATACCGCGATGTCGTCGCGCAGTTCCAGTACGTTGTCGAGACGGAACGCCGGTTCTACCTCGCCAACGAGGTGAACGTCGTGCGTCGTGACACCGAGCACGACTTCTACTTCGAGATCTCGATGAGTGACGTCTGGGTGTGGGACATCTATCGTGCCGACCGCTTCGTGAAGGCTGTGCGCGTGCTGACGTTCAAGGACGTCAACGTCGAAGAGCTTCAGCGCCGCGAGTTCGAGCTGCCCCAGGAGCTGTCGCTCGACGGGGAGTGA